AACTCCCCTTACTGACCTTTCGGAAAAATTCAATCTTTATGTTAAGGAAATTCAATTGAGGCGGGAGTCAAAAAAAGCACGCGAAAAAAACTATGCTGACTATGAACTTTCACTTTTGGAAGGCTCACGCTTTGTTTACCTGAACGGAACGCTTCATCATTACCACGATTCACAACCGAATGCATCTGCCGAAATGCCAACGGTGATCTTGATTCACGGGTGGGATTGCTGGTGGATGTGGTGGCATAAGGTCATTAAACACTTGAACAATGAAGGGATTCGCACAATCGCCTACGATTTGAAAGGTCACGGTTGGTCGAAAGAAGATGTTCGAAATGACTATTCATTGGGTTCACTTTCCGCTGATTTACGTGCCCTTGTCGATCATTTAGGACTAAAGACTTATCACATTGCTGCGTTTTCTCTTGGCCCTTTTGTAGTTCTTGATTATGCGGTTCGTCACCCAAAAGAGATCAAATCACTTACTTTTTTCAACTTTGGTTACTTCCCGAATAGCCCTTTTCTTTCAAAAGTGATTCCGGTTATGATTCCCTTCATTTTCGATAAAGTGATGAGAAAAGTGAAATGGTGGCCTCCCATTTACCTTTACGCAAGGCTCACCCTTGCGCGAAACCCCGCCACGAAAGAAGATATTATGGTGGGCGTGAACAGCCTTCGCTTTTGCGCAAGTGCGGCCATTCAACAAACCGCCGAGCAACTTGCGAAAATTGAGGTGACTGAATCGCTGCCCAAACATGTAGCTGCGCTTGATATTCCAATGCTCTTCGTTGCCGGAAAAGGCGATCAGGTGGTGAGTTGGAAGAATACAGAAAAACTCTTTAAGTATGCTAAAAACGCGAAACTTGAACTCATCAAAAAGTGCGGGCATCTTATCACGCTTGAACTCCCGAAAAAAACAGCAGAATTGATTTTGCAGAGTGTGAAGGATGCTTGAATATCTCAATCTTTTATTATTTATTTAATAAAAATACCATTTTCACACTTTTCTTCTAAACAATGAACATCCCAAAATTTCACGAAACTCTGCTCCCAATTTTGAAAACTCTCTCAGACGGGAAAACCATACACTACAATGATTTACGGAAAAAAGTAAGAGACACTTACTATGGTAATTTATCAACTGATTTATTAGAATTAGAAACCAAAAGCGGCGATCCAATTGTTTTAAATAGGATTGGGTGGGGAAAAGCTTACTTAAAACAAGCCAAAATGGTTGAATATCCAGAAAGAGGGTTAGTCAGAATAACAGAAAAAGGTAGAAAAATTTTAGAAAAAGGTTCATTAACGTTAAAAGAACTTAAACTTGATAAAGATTACGTTGAGCATGAAAAAATAAAAAAAATAAAAAAAGAAACGGAAGGCGAAGACGATAATTTTGATCTAGAAAATGACTCCCCACAAGATTTAATTGACAAAGGCATATCAGCCATTGATGCAGAAGTTAAAGCTGAGCTTCTTGAAAAACTTAAAAACATTGATCCTTATTATTTTGAGAAAGTAATACTCAAATTGTTAAACAAAATGGGTTATGGCGATATTATCGAAACTTCTAAATCGAGAGACGGTGGAATTGATGGAATAATTAATGAAGATAAGTTGGGTCTTGAAAAAATATACATTCAAGCTAAAAAGTACACGGAAAATAAAGTTAGGGAAAAAGACATTCGCGAATTTATCGGCGCGATGAGTGGAGATACAACAAAAGGAATTTTTGTAACAACTTCCGATTTCGATGAAGCAGCAATTAAAAAGGCAAAAGAAGCACATCATAAAATAGTTCTAATCAATGGTAGTAAACTTGTGGATTTAATGCATCAATTTACCGTTGGTTTTCAAATAAAGAATGTTTATGAAGTCAAACAAATCGATGAGGAATTTTTTGAAAATTCGTAGCAATCCGTTTTTATTCTTACAACAACATGACCCAAAAGC
This DNA window, taken from Chloroherpetonaceae bacterium, encodes the following:
- a CDS encoding alpha/beta hydrolase — encoded protein: MPAYHALSSQTESTPLTDLSEKFNLYVKEIQLRRESKKAREKNYADYELSLLEGSRFVYLNGTLHHYHDSQPNASAEMPTVILIHGWDCWWMWWHKVIKHLNNEGIRTIAYDLKGHGWSKEDVRNDYSLGSLSADLRALVDHLGLKTYHIAAFSLGPFVVLDYAVRHPKEIKSLTFFNFGYFPNSPFLSKVIPVMIPFIFDKVMRKVKWWPPIYLYARLTLARNPATKEDIMVGVNSLRFCASAAIQQTAEQLAKIEVTESLPKHVAALDIPMLFVAGKGDQVVSWKNTEKLFKYAKNAKLELIKKCGHLITLELPKKTAELILQSVKDA
- a CDS encoding restriction endonuclease — translated: MNIPKFHETLLPILKTLSDGKTIHYNDLRKKVRDTYYGNLSTDLLELETKSGDPIVLNRIGWGKAYLKQAKMVEYPERGLVRITEKGRKILEKGSLTLKELKLDKDYVEHEKIKKIKKETEGEDDNFDLENDSPQDLIDKGISAIDAEVKAELLEKLKNIDPYYFEKVILKLLNKMGYGDIIETSKSRDGGIDGIINEDKLGLEKIYIQAKKYTENKVREKDIREFIGAMSGDTTKGIFVTTSDFDEAAIKKAKEAHHKIVLINGSKLVDLMHQFTVGFQIKNVYEVKQIDEEFFENS